In the genome of Catalinimonas alkaloidigena, the window GGTGACGTACTGCACGGCGTCGGCAAAGACCTCTTTCATAAACTCAGTCTTCCCGATGTAGACCCCCGAATTGATGTAGAGCGGTTGCGAGCCACTTTCGGCGGCATTCTGGTCGGCCCATTCCTGCACGTCGGGCATGCACTCGTAGCCGGCCGGGTAAGCGGTTTCGGAAAACAGCAGGTCGCAGTTCTCTTTTTTCAGAAGATCAATGGCCAGCCGCGGGTCTTTTTGCAGAATGGCGTCGTCGCTGTCGCAATACAAAACGTAAGGCGTTTTGCACTTGCCGCTTTGCAGATACTCGTGAATTACCTGGATTTTCTGCCCGTGGTGCCACCCTTGCGGTGCTTTGGGAGGCGTCAGGACCACGAAATCGTGAATGCCCACGTAGTGCAGGCTCTGTTCCATGATGGGCGGCTTGGGATAATTGTGTACCAGCACAATAGTCAGATCATCCGAAGGGCCGAGTTGGTTACGCAAGTGGCGACTGAACAGCGGAATGACGACCGACGCCGGCAACTTGGTGTAGTCCCTACGGTGAATGACAATCTGATCGAAGTTGCGTTTTTTGTACAGAATTTTCAATGCCCTAAACGCGATCAGAACCGGGGGGATTTGCTTTAGATTTTCTTTGAGGCTCATGAGCGAATAAAAATTTTCCTTAGCGTTTGGATAAAAGGGAGGGGGAATGGCTACAAAAATAATAAAATAGAAATGTTAAAATTATAATTTGAATTATTTTTATTTGATGGATTGTTCAAGTGTGGGAAAGAACTGAGGCGGGCGGCGGTGTTTGCTGGCTTGTTCGTAGGCGTATGCCAGGCGAATAAGCGTGGGTTCGCTCCAGGCCGTGCTGAAGAAGGAGATGCCCACCGGCAGCCCGTGGATGAAACCAGCCGGTACGGTAAGGTTCGGGTAGCCCGACACGGCTGCCGCCGACGAACTCCCTCCCCCAAAGTGGTCGCCGTTTACCAGATCGGTTACCCAGGCCGGTCCGCCGGTGGGCGCGACAATGGCGTCGAGCTGGTGCTTCTGCAAGGTAGCGTCGATGCCCTCGTCCCGCGTCAGGCGCAGGTTCCGGGCCAGGGCGTTCTGGTAGGTGGTGTCCGAAAGTTCTCCTTTTTTCTGGGCTTCCAGAAAGGTCTCCTGCCCGAACCAGGGCAACTCTTCCGAGGCATGTTCCTTGTTGTAGGCAATCAGGTCTTCCAAGGTTTTAACCGGTACGTCTGGCCCGACCGTTTTCAGGTAGGCGTTCAGGTCATGCTTGAATTCGTACAGCAGCACGTCGTATTCCGTACGGCCCCACTGCCCCCGGGTTTCCAGCGAAACGGGATCGACCAGAACGGCACCCTGTTGGCGCAATACTTCCAGCGCATCTTCCATCAGCTCGTCCACTTCGGCATCGAACCCGAAGAACTGCCGCGCCACGCCGATGCGCGCACCATTCAGCCCCTTGGCGTCCAAAAACTTGGTGTAGTCGGTCTGGCTTTTGCCGTTGCTGGCGGCGGTCGCCTCGTCGGCGGCATCCACGCCGGTCATTGCGCTCAGCATCAAGGCCGCGTCGGCGACGGTGCGGGTCATGGGGCCGGCCGTATCCTGGCTGTGTGCAATCGGAATAATGCCGGAACGGGAAACCAGTCCCAGGGTGGGTTTCAGGCCCACCACGCCGTTGGTCGTCGACGGGCAAACAATGGAGCCGTCGGTTTCCGTGCCGATGGCCGCCGCACAGAGGTTGGCCGACACCGCCACGCCCGAGCCGGAGCTGGACCCACACGGATTCCGGTCCAGAATGTAGGGGTTGTGCGTTTGCCCGCCCCGGCCGCTCCAGCCGCTCGACGAGTTATCGGACCGGAAATTGGCCCACTCGCTGAGGTTGGTCTTTCCCAGAATGATGGCGCCTGCCTCGCGCAGGCGTTGCACCAGAAACGCGTCTTTTTGCGCCACGTGGTTGGCCAGCGCCAGCGATCCGGCAGTGGTTTTCATCTGATCGCCGGTGTCGATGTTGTCTTTCAGCAGAACCGGGATGCCGTGCAGCGGGCCGCGTTCCCCTTTGTCTTTCCGCTCCTGGTCCAGTGCCTCGGCAATTTGCAGCGCCTCCGGGTTTACCTCCAGCACGGCGTTCAGCTTCGGGTTGAGTTCTTCGATGCGGTCCAGGTAAAGTTGCGTCAGCGCCCGGGCCGTATAGCGCCCTTCGCGCATGGCTTCCTGAAGCTGCAGCAGCGTCATCTCTTCCAGAGCAAACGCCTCGGAAGCGGTGGTTGCTGACGTGGGTGAGGAAGAGCAAGAGCACGCCCCCAGGGGCAACAGTGGCGCCAAGGCCAGGAACGATCCCCCGAGCGAGCTCAGGTGGAGAAAATCACGACGATTCATTCAGAGTGTGATCAACGGTAAAACGATAGGAAACAGTAGCCTCAGTTGCGCTC includes:
- a CDS encoding amidase; translation: MNRRDFLHLSSLGGSFLALAPLLPLGACSCSSSPTSATTASEAFALEEMTLLQLQEAMREGRYTARALTQLYLDRIEELNPKLNAVLEVNPEALQIAEALDQERKDKGERGPLHGIPVLLKDNIDTGDQMKTTAGSLALANHVAQKDAFLVQRLREAGAIILGKTNLSEWANFRSDNSSSGWSGRGGQTHNPYILDRNPCGSSSGSGVAVSANLCAAAIGTETDGSIVCPSTTNGVVGLKPTLGLVSRSGIIPIAHSQDTAGPMTRTVADAALMLSAMTGVDAADEATAASNGKSQTDYTKFLDAKGLNGARIGVARQFFGFDAEVDELMEDALEVLRQQGAVLVDPVSLETRGQWGRTEYDVLLYEFKHDLNAYLKTVGPDVPVKTLEDLIAYNKEHASEELPWFGQETFLEAQKKGELSDTTYQNALARNLRLTRDEGIDATLQKHQLDAIVAPTGGPAWVTDLVNGDHFGGGSSSAAAVSGYPNLTVPAGFIHGLPVGISFFSTAWSEPTLIRLAYAYEQASKHRRPPQFFPTLEQSIK